The Hymenobacter sp. DG01 genome has a segment encoding these proteins:
- a CDS encoding DUF3276 family protein has translation MEDRHDQEEIYSQRIKAGKRTYFFDVKATRGQDYYLTITESKRRLRDDDTFSYEKHKIFLYKEDFLKFVDALQDAVDYVREELLTPEEVAELDRPRPAYDEREGNYNRADDTY, from the coding sequence GTGGAAGACCGTCACGACCAGGAAGAAATCTACTCCCAGCGCATTAAAGCCGGCAAGCGCACGTACTTTTTTGACGTGAAAGCTACCCGCGGCCAGGACTACTATCTGACCATTACGGAAAGCAAGCGTCGCCTGCGCGACGACGATACTTTCTCCTACGAGAAGCACAAGATTTTCCTGTACAAGGAAGACTTTCTCAAGTTTGTTGATGCCCTGCAGGATGCCGTGGATTACGTACGCGAAGAGCTGCTGACCCCCGAAGAGGTAGCCGAGCTGGACCGCCCCCGCCCCGCCTACGACGAGCGGGAAGGCAACTACAACCGCGCCGACGACACCTACTAA